In Trichoderma breve strain T069 chromosome 4, whole genome shotgun sequence, the following proteins share a genomic window:
- a CDS encoding PCI domain-containing protein produces MAAGDSSRVKEAQDLVKTDPRKAEAAFKDIISKAPAATSDAATREYEAALISLGELYRDEKKTQELVTLVQESRTVFSSFAKAKSSKLVRQLLDLFKDIPNSVDVEVAVTKDCIEWATSERRAFQRQDLQVRLVTLYMSKQTYYDALTLINGLLRELKRLDDKLRLVEIQLLESRVYHALGNIPKARAALTSARTSAASVYTPPLLQANLDMQSGMLHAEDKDFNTAFSYFIEALDGYHTQEEAPKAQAALQYMLLCKIMLNLVDDVNQLMASKQAVKYAGKNLEAMKAIARAHANRSLEEYERALSAYRYELGSDTFIRNHLRRLYDALLEQNLIKVIEPFSRVEIDHIAKMVGLDTQQVERKLSQMILDKVIIGVLDQGAGCLIIYDETQRDESYDSALATIEKLSNVVDVLYTNQASMLE; encoded by the exons ATGGCTGCCGGCGACTCGAGCCGGGTCAAGGAAGCCCAAGACCTCGTCAAGACGGACCCGAGAAAGGCAGAGGCTGCTTTCAAAGACATCATATCCAAGGCCCCTGCGGCAACCTCAGACGCCGCCACGCGCGAATATGAAGCTGCTTTGATAAGCTTGGGAGAACTCTACCGGGATGAGAA GAAGACTCAGGAACTCGTCACTTTGGTGCAGGAAAGCCGGACGGTATTCTCATCctttgccaaggccaagtcCTCGAAGCTCG TCCGCCAGCTTCTGGACCTCTTCAAAGATATCCCCAACAGCGTCGACGTCGAAGTTGCCGTTACAAAAGACTGCATAGAATGGGCCACCTCCGAGCGCCGTGCCTTCCAGCGCCAGGATCTCCAAGTCCGCCTGGTCACCCTCTACATGTCCAAGCAGACCTACTACGACgccctcaccctcatcaaCGGCCTCCTCCGTGAGCTCAAGCGCCTCGACGACAAGCTCCGCCTCGTCGagatccagctcctcgaaTCCCGAGTCTACCACGCCCTGGGCAACATCCCCAAGGCTCGTGCTGCTTTGACGAGCGCGAGGACAAGCGCTGCCAGCGTTTATACCCCTCCGCTGTTGCAGGCCAATCTCGATATGCAGAGCGGAATGCTGCACGCTGAAGATAAGGACTTTAACACGGCGTTCTCGTACTTTATCGAGGCATTGGACGGATATCACACCCAGGAAGAGGCTCCCAAGGCCCAGGCTGCATTGCAGTACATGCTCCTCTGCAAGATCATGTTGAACCTGGTTGATGACGTCAACCAGCTCATGGCATCCAAACAGGCTGTCAAATATGCTGGAAAGAacctcgaggccatgaaggCTATTGCCCGTGCCCACGCAAACCGATCTTTGGAAGAGTACGAGCGAGCACTGTCTGCTTACCGATACGAGCTTGGCAGCGACACCTTCATCCGCAACCACCTTCGCCGCCTGTACGATGCCCTGCTGGAGCAGAACCTCATCAAGGTCATTGAGCCTTTCTCACGAGTCGAGATTGACCACATTGCCAAGATGGTGGGTCTTGATACCCAGCAGGTGGAGAGGAAGCTGTCGCAGATGATTCTCGACAAGGTCATCATTGGCGTCTTGGACCAGGGTGCTGGCTGCCTTATTATTTACGATGAGACACAGCGGGACGAGTCGTATGACTCTGCTCTAGCGACtattgagaagctgagcaaTGTTGTGGATGTGCTGTACACAAACCAGGCCTCCATGCTTGAGTAG
- a CDS encoding grpE domain-containing protein, whose protein sequence is MLRQALASSSRALRSTPIAASRAILRPQIQTAAPAISIRSFQPIASRWYSETKESSDTKEAPAAEEKADAKEGEKKNGETDEVAQLKKDLEAKDKEARDWKDKCMRTVADFRNLQDRTAREVKSARDFAIQKFAKDLVDSVDNLDRALSTVPADKLKAEEKSEDLQELANLYEGLKMTEGILIQTLAKHGLERLEPDGDKFNPNEHEATFMAPQPGKEDNTVFFVQQKGFKLNGRVLRAAKVGVVKNA, encoded by the exons ATGCTTCGACAAGCtctcgcctcttcttccagagctCTGCGCTCAACACCCATCGCTGCCAGCCGAGCAATTCTTCGGCCTCAAATTCAGACTGCCGCCCCCGCCATCTCAATAAGATCTTTCCAGCCTATCGCTAGCCGATGGTACAGCGAGACCAAGGAGTCCTCAGATACCAAGGAGGCTCCGGCTGCTGAGGAAAAGGCTGACgccaaggagggcgagaagaagaatggcgagACTGACGAAGTTGCtcagctgaagaaggaccttgaggccaaggacaaggaggctCGCGACTGGAAG GATAAATGCATGCGCACCGTCGCCGACTTCCGCAACCTCCAAGACCGCACCGCACGTGAGGTCAAGTCCGCCCGCGACTTTGCCATCCAAAAGTTCGCCAAGGACCTCGTCGACAGCGTCGACAACCTTGACCGCGCCCTCTCCACCGTCCCTGCggacaagctcaaggctgaggagaagagcgaggATCTCCAGGAGCTCGCTAACCTCTATGAGGGCCTCAAGATGACCGAGGGTATCCTCATCCAGACGCTGGCCAAGCACGGCCTGGAGCGCCTGGAGCCCGATGGCGACAAGTTCAACCCCAACGAGCACGAGGCTACTTTCATGGCCCCTCAGCCTGGCAAGGAGGACAacaccgtcttcttcgttcAGCAGAAGGGCTTCAAGCTCAACGGCCGTGTTCTGCGTGCTGCCAAGGTCGGCGTCGTCAAGAACGCTTAA
- a CDS encoding ATPase family associated with various cellular activities (AAA) domain-containing protein: MPDIRSFFAPKGGAAPKPAAPKPEPPAAKGKRGKGRKVVEDSDDEVVEEKKPAPKPAAKKRETEPKGVAISADDYFASSKDSKPVKASQTPKKSSSKIVIEAEVPVRSSPRAKKTTAKPAAPEDEDEDVAPRSKKARTSYKAPPVDDDDDVYMDDGDEDGDDIFAADAKGRNKRKTDDYEEEESEDEVLPKSKRLASRGRPASAKKTEEKPATKTASASKKRKSPEQESDDEEEELPRKKPTAASKPRAPRAKKADEPEDEDIQNILDSVATVRAPTPPPKDPNAKFDWRKAASGGGNAAAAPTLPAGELPEGEEECLSGLTFVFTGVLQTIGRDEAQALVKRYGGKVTGQPSSKTSFVVLGGDAGPSKLAKIKANGIKTIDENGLFDLIRKLPAFGGTGKGAQKAQEKKKAEEEKVKQQVAEMEAEEKAKKLEAEKAAKKLAASRGSTSSAPVEPAKAPDMLLTSKYAPTQLNHICGNKAQVEKIQNWLRNWPKSKKYNFQKRGADGMGGERAIIISGPPGIGKTTAAHLAAKLEGYDVLESNASDTRSKKLVEAGVSDVMNNTSLLGFFAGDGKSVDSTKKKIVLIMDEVDGMSAGDRGGVGALAKFCRKTEVPLILICNERRLPKMKPFDHAAFDIRFNRPTVDQVRSRIMTICHREGLKLPPPVVDALIEGSNKDIRQIINMISTAKLDQSSMSFDQTKAMSKAWEKHVVLKPWDICQKMLAGGLFAPSSKATLNDKIELYFNDHEFSFLMIQENYLRTKPMALSAESISDGDLVDRMIHGPQQHWSLMPTHAVFSTVRPASFIAGQLMGSNFTSWLGNHSKTGKLGRYIREIHSHMRLKSSGDHNEVRQEYLPLLWSQTVDRLQKEGNEAVGEVIELMDSYYLTREDFDAIQELAVGPMNEENVTIETKTKAAFTRTYNGMTHPLPFIKATNVFAPKKQTKDAPDLEEAIEEEDDAELLEAPDADEDDEVDLKKDKYIKQPKVKKPTKKATKVDTGDDDTTDSKPKGRAKAKASGAKGKAKK; this comes from the exons ATGCCTGATATCCGATCATTCTTCGCGCCAAAAGGTGGTGCTGCCCCCAAACCTGCGGCCCCCAAACCAGAGCCACCGGCGGCCAAGGGCAAACGAGGAA AAGGCCGGAAAGTTGTTGAAGatagtgatgatgaagttgtaGA agagaagaagcctgcGCCGAAACCGGCGGCAAAGAAAAG GGAGACGGAGCCTAAAGGCGTAGCGATATCCGCCGACGACTATTTTGCTTCATCGAAAGATTCCAAACCAGTCAAGGCATCTCAAAcgcccaagaagagcagTAGCAAAATCGTTATCGAGGCCGAAGTTCCCGTTAGATCTAGCCCCCGGGCCAAGAAAACCACAGCAAAACCGGCCGCTccagaggatgaggatgaggacgtaGCTCCTCGATCGAAAAAGGCCAGGACCTCGTATAAAGCTCCTCctgttgacgatgatgacgatgtgtatatggatgatggcgatgaggatggagatgacatcTTTGCTGCTGACGCCAAGGGTCGTAATAAGCGCAAAACCGATGATtatgaggaggaagaatcAGAAGACGAAGTTCTACCAAAATCAAAACGACTTGCCTCACGAGGACGACCTGCTTCTGCCAAGAAGACTGAAGAGAAGCCAGCTACCAAGACTGCATCAGCCAGTAAGAAGCGAAAGTCACCAGAGCAGGAAtcagatgacgaagaagaagagctacCGAGAAAGAAACCTACAGCTGCAAGCAAACCTCGAGCACCAAGGGCAAAGAAGGCAGACGAACCCGAAGATGAGGACATTCAGAACATTCTTGACAGCGTAGCCACCGTGAGAGcgccaacaccaccaccaaaagATCCCAATGCGAAATTCGACTGGAGAAAAGCTGCCTCAGGGGGGGGTAATGCCGCTGCGGCGCCTACCCTTCCAGCCGGCGAGCTTCcagaaggcgaagaggagtGTCTCAGTGGATTGACTTTTGTTTTCACTGGCGTGTTGCAAACCATTGGTCGCGATGAGGCTCAAGCACTGGTGAAGCGATATGGCGGCAAAGTTACTGGCCAACCCAGTAGCAAGACAAGCTTTGTCGTGcttggaggagatgctgggcCATCCAAACTAGCCAAAATCAAGGCAAACGGCATCAAGACAATCGATGAGAATGGCCTCTTTGACCTGATCCGCAAGCTTCCAGCATTTGGCGGCACCGGCAAGGGTGCTCAGAAGgcgcaagaaaagaagaaagcggaagaggaaaaggtgAAGCAGCAAGTTGCTGAAATggaggcagaagaaaaagcaaagaagctaGAAGCGGAGAAAGCAGCGAAGAAATTGGCTGCATCCCGAGGCTCAACAAGCAGTGCACCCGTTGAGCCTGCGAAGGCACCTGATATGCTTCTTACTTCTAAATACGCCCCGACACAGTTGAATCACATATGCGGCAATAAGGCGCAGGTGGAAAAGATCCAGAATTGGCTTCGAAACTGGCCAAAGTCCAAGAAGTACAATTTTCAGAAACGTGGCGCTGATGGCATGGGAGGCGAGCGAGCCATCATTATCTCTGGCCCTCCCGGCATTGGAAAAACTACAGCAGCACACCTGGCGGCTAAGCTCGAAGGTTACGATGTATTGGAGAGCAATGCTAGTGACACACGTAGCAAGAAGCTTGTCGAGGCCGGCGTTAGCGATGTTATGAACAACACGTCCCTGCTGGGATTTTTTGCAGGAGATGGAAAATCTGTGGATtccaccaagaagaagatcgtgCTCATCATGGACGAAGTTGATGGTATGTCGGCTGGTGATCGCGGCGGAGTTGGCGCCCTGGCCAAATTCTGCAGGAAGACGGAGGTGCCGTTGATCCTCATCTGCAACGAGCGAAGActgccaaagatgaagcctTTCGACCACGCTGCGTTTGATATAAGATTCAACCGTCCGACGGTCGACCAAGTCCGCTCTCGAATCATGACTATCTGCCATCGAGAAGGCCTGAAACTGCCTCCTCCAGTTGTTGATGCTCTCATTGAGGGTAGTAACAAAGATATTCGCCAAATTATCAACATGATTTCTACGGCAAAACTCGACCAATCGTCCATGAGCTTTGACCAAACCAAGGCCATGTCAAAAGCCTGGGAAAAGCATGTTGTCTTGAAACCTTGGGATATCTGCCAAAAGATGCTTGCTGGTGGCCTATTTGCACCCTCTAGCAAAGCAACGCTCAATGACAAGATTGAACTGTACTTCAATGATCACGAGTTCAGTTTCCTCATGATTCAGGAGAACTACCTTCGCACCAAGCCCATGGCCCTGAGCG CAGAAAGCATTAGCGACGGCGACTTGGTGGACCGCATGATTCATGGACCGCAACAGCACTGGAGTCTGATGCCTACACATGCTGTTTTTAGTACTGTGCGACCTGCCAGCTTCATTGCTGGCCAGTTGATGGGATCCAACTTTACTTCCTGGCTTGGAAATCACAGCAAAACTGGAAAATTGGGCCGGTATATTCGGGAAATCCACTCTCACATGCGACTCAAGTCATCGGGAGATCACAACGAAGTTCGACAAGAGTACCTGCCGCTACTGTGGTCTCAAACGGTGGATCGATTGCAGAAAGAGGGGAATGAAGCAGTGGGAGAAGTTATTGAGCTGATGGACAGCTATTACCTCACTCGGGAAGACTTTGACGCCATCCAAGAGCTTGCAGTTGGTCCCATGAATGAGGAGAACGTCACTATTGAGACCAAGACGAAGGCTGCTTTCACTCGAAC ATACAATGGCATGACTCATCCATTACCATTCATCAAAGCCACCAATGTTTTTGCACCGAAGAAGCAGACCAAAGATGCGCCAGACTTggaagaagccattgaggaagaagacgacgccgagctgctggaggcaccagatgctgatgaggatgacgaagtTGACCTCAAGAAAGACAAATACATCAAACAGcccaaggtcaagaagcCAACAAAGAAGGCGACAAAGGTCGACACTGGAGATGACGACACTACAGACTCGAAGCCAAAGGGCCgcgccaaggccaaggcatccggagcaaagggaaaggcaaagaaaTAA
- a CDS encoding ribosomal protein l16p/L10e domain-containing protein, whose amino-acid sequence MRSNGASALLNAFQGLKISACTPLRQLRAPIQHQSKVLSAALLQNGRAFSTSPARMGTWLEPSLNRKKKMAKGRPRVATGGSTKGTTVIWGDYGLRMVDHHRRISAKSLKMAEDTIKVRLRGEKYRLYKRKCCNVGVYVSGNEMRMGKGKGSFDHWATRMAVSQVLFEIKGRIHEQIVRDAFRLAGNKLPGQWEFVKKGDAPVVGITKLDGITLEDLKRPRKQLAPEELIEVSTSTTTAEAGSTSAPSGSS is encoded by the exons ATGAGGTCCAATGGCGCTTCCGCATTGCTGAACGCTTTCCAGGGGCTGAAGATTTCCGCATGCACCCCGTTGCGACAACTAAGGGCCCCGATTCAGCACCAGTCCAAGGTCCTCAGTGCCGCTCTGCTCCAGAATGGCAGGGCCTTTTCCACAAGCCCGGCCAGGATGGGCACATGGCTCGAGCCTAGCTTGAaccgaaagaagaaaatggcaAAGGGACGACCGCGAGTAGCGACGGGAGGGTCTACAAAGGGCACAACAGTCATTTGGGGCGACTACGGACTGCGCATGGTTGACCACCACCGAAGAATCAGCGCCAAGTCACTAAAGATGGCTGAGGATACGATCAAAGTGCGACTCCGAGGAGAGAAATACCGACTTTACAAGAGGAAATGCTGCAACGTTGGTGTCTACGTCAGCGGTAATGAG ATGCGAAtgggcaaaggaaaaggttCTTTTGATCACTGGGCCACAAGAATGGCAGTCAGCCAAGTCCTGTTTGAGATCAAGGGCCGAATCCACGAGCAGATTGTTCGAGACGCTTTCCGGTTGGCTGGCAATAAGCTCCCAG GCCAGTGGGAATTTGTGAAGAAGGGTGACGCTCCCGTCGTTGGAATTACCAAGCTGGACGGTATCACACTGGAGGATCTTAAGAGACCCAGAAAGCAGCTTGCCCCTGAAGAGCTTATTGAGGTATCAACTTCTACAACAACCGCTGAAGCCGGAAGCACATCTGCGCCGTCTGGGTCCTCATAA
- a CDS encoding DNA polymerase III, delta subunit domain-containing protein: MALIVDKHRPRSLEALSYHHELSERLQSLAQSGDFPHLLVYGPSGAGKKTRIVATLKELYGPGVEKIKIDARVFQTSSNRKLEFNIVASNYHLEITPSDVGQYDRVVVQDLLKEVAQTQQVDQSAKQRFKVVVINEADHLTRDAQAALRRTMEKYSPNLRLILLANSTANIIAPIRSRTLLVRVAAPTHAEICDVLAQSAKKENWEVVKGLHQRIAEESGRNLRRALLMYEAVHAQNEKVTDSTPIPPADWEALVGQIAKEIIEEHTPARILQTLTFKLLGLIDDGLKGEVIKWSAFYEHRIKTGTKVIFHLEAFVAKFMRILEMYLMSMDM, encoded by the exons ATGGCTCTCATCGTCGACAAGCATCGCCCGCGATCTCTCGAGGCTCTGTCATATCACCATGAGCTTTCAGAACGACTTCAATCTCTC GCCCAAAGCGGCGACTTCCCTCATCTCCTAGTCTATGGCCCATCAGGAGCtgggaagaaaacaagaataGTGGCAACGCTGAAGGAGCTGTACGGCCCCGGCgtggagaagatcaagatcGACGCACGAGTGTTCCAGACGTCTAGCAACCGAAAGCTCGAGTTCAACATTGTCGCCTCAAACTACCACTTGGAAATCACACCATCCGACGTAGGGCAATACGATCGAGTCGTTGTGCAAGATCTTCTGAAAGAAGTAGCGCAGACGCAGCAGGTGGACCAGTCGGCGAAACAGCGATTCAAGGTCGTCGTTATCAATGAAGCAGACCACCTAACGAGAGATGCGCAGGCGGCACTTCGTCGGACAATGGAAAAATACTCTCCCAACCTGCGTCTGATCCTGCTGGCCAATTCAACAGCGAATATCATTGCGCCAATTCGTTCAAGAACACTGCTCGTCAGAGTTGCCGCTCCGACCCATGCCGAAATCTGTGACGTCCTTGCGCAATCTGCAAAGAAAGAGAACTGGGAAGTTGTCAAAGGGCTCCACCAGCGGATAGCTGAGGAGAGTGGAAGGAATCTGCGCCGCGCGCTACTGATGTACGAAGCGGTTCACGCTCAGAA TGAGAAAGTAACAGACAGCACACCAATCCCGCCTGCAGACTGGGAAGCACTGGTTGGCCAGATCGCCAAAGAGATCATCGAGGAACACACCCCGGCAAGGATCTTGCAG ACCCTTACGTTCAAGCTGCTGGGTCTCATTGACGACGGGCTCAAAGGAGAGGTCATAAAGTGGTCCGCGTTCTATGAACACCGAATCAAGACGGGTACAAAAGTTATCTTTCACTTGGAAGCGTTTGTCGCAAAATTCATGCGCATCTTGGAAATGTACCTGATGAGCATGGACATGTAA
- a CDS encoding AMP-binding enzyme domain-containing protein: protein MADNQGVVVEAHEIETFQPPQKMFAKHPGKPHIASLEEYQKLYKESITEPNKFWGRTARELLSWTRDFETVSAGSLAEGDIKWFVEGQLNACYNAVDRHAYKDPNRVAIIYEADEVDDGRNVTYSELLRDVSKVAWVLKQAGIKKGDTVAIYMPMIPEAVVAILACVRIGAVHSVVFAGFSADALRDRVLDAKSRFVITSDEGKRGGKFIGTKKIVDDALKQCPDVSNVLVYRRTGADINMVPGRDLWWHEEVEKWPSYIAPEPMNSEDPLFLLYTSGSTGKPKGVMHTTAGYLLGAALTGKYVFDIHDGDRYFCGGDVGWITGHTYVVYSPLLLGVSTVVFEGTPAYPNFSRYWDIIEKHNITQFYVAPTALRLLKRAGDEHVRGNFKYLRTLGSVGEPIAAEVWKWYYEIVGKESAHIVDTYWQTETGSNVITPLSGITPMKPGSASLPFFGIEPAIIDPVSGEELHGNNVEGVLAFKQSWPSIARTVYGSHKRYLDTYLHVYKGYYFTGDGAARDHEGFYWIRGRVDDVVNVSGHRLSTAEIEAALIEHHSVAEAAVVGVSDELTGQAVNAFVALKDGNESTDALRKELVLQVRKSIGPFAAPKAVFIIGDLPKTRSGKIMRRILRKVLAGEEDQLGDVSTLSDPSVVDKIIATVHEARGK, encoded by the exons atggccgacAACCAGGGAGTAGTCGTGGAAGCCCACGAGATTGAGACTTTCC AGCCTCCTCAGAAGATGTTCGCAA AGCACCCCGGCAAACCCCACATTGCAA GCCTTGAGGAGTACCAGAAGCTCTACAAGGAGTCCATCACCGAGCCCAACAAGTTCTGGGGCCGAACAGCTCGCGAGCTGCTTTCCTGGACCCGCGACTTTGAGACCGTCTCTGCCGGCAGCCTCGCTGAGGGCGATATCAAGTGGTTCGTAGAGGGCCAGCTCAACGCCTGCTACAACGCTGTCGACCGCCATGCTTACAAGGACCCTAACCGCGTTGCCATCATTTACGAAGCTGATGAGGTCGACGATGGCCGCAACGTCACCTACAGCGAGCTTCTTCGCGATGTCTCCAAGGTTGCTTGGGTCCTGAAGCAGGCCGGCATCAAGAAGGGCGACACCGTTGCCATCTACATGCCCATGATTCCCGAGGCCGTTGTCGCCATCCTGGCCTGTGTCCGTATCGGTGCCGTCCACTCCGTTGTTTTCGCCGGTTTCTCCGCCGACGCTCTCCGGGACCGTGTCCTTGATGCCAAGTCCAGATTCGTCATTACTTCCGATGAGGGCAAGCGAGGTGGCAAGTTCATTGGCaccaagaagattgtcgacGATGCTCTGAAGCAGTGCCCCGACGTCAGCAACGTTCTTGTCTACCGCCGCACCGGCGCCGATATCAACATGGTTCCTGGCCGTGATCTGTGGTGGCACGAGGAGGTCGAGAAGTGGCCCAGCTACATCGCCCCCGAGCCCATGAACTCTGAGGAtcccctcttccttctctaCACCTCTGGCTCTACCGGAAAGCCCAAGGGTGTCATGCACACCACCGCCGGCTACTTGCTTGGCGCCGCCCTGACCGGCAAGTACGTCTTCGATATCCACGACGGCGACCGCTACTTCtgcggtggtgatgttggttgGATTACTGGCCACACCTATGTCGTTTACTCTCCCCTGCTCTTGGGTGTTTCCACAGTCGTCTTCGAGGGCACACCTGCCTACCCCAACTTCTCAAGATACTGGGACATCATTGAGAAGCACAACATCACTCAGTTCTACGTTGCTCCCACCGCCCTGAGACTGCTCAAGCgagctggtgatgagcaCGTCCGCGGCAACTTCAAGTACCTGCGAACTCTCGGTTCCGTCGGTGAGCCCATCGCTGCCGAGGTCTGGAAGTGGTACTATGAGATTGTTGGCAAGGAGAGCGCCCACATTGTTGAT ACTTACTGGCAAACCGAGACTGGCTCCAACGTCATCACACCTCTGTCCGGTATTACCCCCATGAAGCCCGGCAGTGCTTCACTACCATTCTTCGGCATTGAGCCCGCCATCATTGACCCTGTCTCTGGTGAGGAGCTCCACGGCAACAACGTTGAGGGTGTCCTTGCTTTCAAGCAGTCATGGCCCAGCATTGCCCGTACCGTCTATGGTAGCCACAAGCGATACCTGGACACCTACCTGCACGTCTACAAGGGCTACTAC TTCActggtgatggtgccgcTCGTGACCACGAGGGATTCTACTGGATCCGAGGACGTGTCGATGACGTCGTCAACGTCAGTGGTCACCGTCTCTCCACTGCCGAAATCGAGGCTGCCCTGATTGAGCACCACTCtgttgccgaagccgccgtCGTTGGTGTTTCCGACGAGCTGACTGGCCAGGCTGTCAACGCCTTCGTCGCTCTCAAGGATGGCAACGAGAGCACAGATGCGCTCCGCAAGGAGCTCGTCCTGCAAGTCCGCAAGAGCATTGGCCCCTTTGCCGCCCCCAAGGCTGTCTTCATCATTGGAGATCTCCCCAAGACTCGAAGTGGCAAGATTATGCGTCGTATCCTGAGAAAGGTGCTGGCGGGTGAGGAGGATCAGCTTGGTGATGTTTCAACG CTGTCCGATCCTTCAGTCGTTGATAAGATCATCGCCACCGTCCACGAGGCTAGGggaaaataa